In one window of Solanum pennellii chromosome 2, SPENNV200 DNA:
- the LOC107009054 gene encoding transcription factor MYB94-like produces the protein MGRPPCCDKTGVKKGPWTPEEDIMLVSFVQEHGPGNWRTVPTHTGLRRCSKSCRLRWTNYLRPGIKRGSFSHQEEKMIIQLQALLGNKWAAIASYLPERTDNDIKNYWNTHLKKKLKKLETSDLYSNDGHCLSTFNSTSRGQWERTLQADINTAKQALQNALSLDKSSPISDYTIPDIGCYPFIKQEAKMSTTTYASSAENIAKLLKQWTRSESTNDSEQSKASSSTQFSCNTNNNAMTEYSSSFEPSNSDQFSQATTPEAAGKFHGESKREMDDEIQLSVMLESWLFDENDDLLI, from the exons ATGGGTAGACCACCTTGTTGTGATAAAACGGGGGTGAAGAAAGGACCATGGACTCCTGAAGAAGATATTATGCTAGTCTCTTTTGTTCAAGAACATGGTCCAGGGAATTGGAGGACTGTTCCCACTCATACAG GGCTACGGAGATGTAGCAAAAGCTGCAGACTAAGGTGGACTAACTACCTCAGACCAGGAATCAAGAGGGGTAGCTTCAGTCATCAAGAGGAGAAGATGATTATCCAGCTTCAGGCTCTCTTAGGCAACAA ATGGGCTGCCATAGCTTCATATCTCCCTGAGAGAACCGATAACGACATTAAAAATTACTGGAATACTCATTTAAAAAAGAAGCTGAAGAAGCTTGAAACAAGTGATTTATACtcaaatgatggacattgtttATCAACATTTAATTCAACCTCCAGAGGGCAATGGGAAAGGACACTTCAAGCTGATATTAACACAGCTAAACAAGCTTTACAAAATGCTCTGTCACTCGATAAATCAAGCCCAATTTCTGACTATACAATTCCTGATATTGGATGTTACCCATTCATAAAACAAGAAGCGAAAATGTCTACTACTACTTATGCATCAAGTGCGGAAAACATAGCCAAATTACTCAAACAATGGACCAGAAGCGAATCCACAAATGATTCAGAGCAATCAAAGGCTTCGTCAAGTACTCAATTTTCttgtaatactaataataatgcCATGACTGAATATTCATCTTCATTTGAACCGTCGAATTCAGATCAATTTTCACAAGCTACGACACCTGAAGCTGCTGGTAAATTTCATGGTGAAAGCAAAAGAGAAATGGATGATGAAATTCAGTTGTCAGTAATGCTGGAGAGTTGGCTGTTTGATGAAAATGAcgatttattaatttag
- the LOC107011712 gene encoding structural maintenance of chromosomes protein 4 has product MAVDKEFSNSHESNNESSHPGSRPPRLFIKEMVMRNFKSYAGEQRVGPFHKSFSAVVGPNGSGKSNVIDAMLFVFGKRAKQMRLNKVSELIHNSSNHQNLESAGVSVHFQEIIDLDDETYEAVRGSDFVITRVAFRDNSSKYYINDRTSNFTEVTKMLKGKGIDLDNNRFLILQGEVEQISLMKPRGQGPHDEGFLEYLEDIIGTDKYVEKIDESFKQLEVLNERRSGVVQMVKLAEKERDNLEGVKNDAEAYMLKELSLLKWQEKATKLAFEDNSTRITEMQANISRQEEILKSEREKIKENSKSLKDLESKHSKFLKRQEELDNNLRRCKDEFKEFERQDVKYREDLNHLKQKIKKLTDKIDKDSRKISDTTNECEESANLIPKLEKDIPGLQQLLVDEEKILEEIKENSKVETEAFRSELSAVRSELEPWEKHLIEHKGKLEVASTESKLLSEKHEAGRAAYIEAQEQIVEIQKRVEIKSASTKNIANELEKNKVKALEARAVEKECLQEQERLIPLEQAARQKLTELSSVMESEKSQGSVLKAIMHAKEANVIDGIYGRMGDLGAIDAKYDVAISTACSGLDYIVVETTAAAQACVELLRSKTLGVATFMILEKQAHYLPKIKEKVRTPEGVPRLFDLVKVRDERMKLAFFAALGNTVVAQDIDQASRIAYGGDREFRRVVTLEGALFEKSGTMSGGGGKPRGGKMGTSIRAANVSPEAISAAENELSQIAENLDNVRQRITDAVKCYQASEKALSLGEMELAKCKKEIDSLKSQCDDLKKQLDSLRSASEPSKDEVNRLKELKKIISAEEKEMDRLTQGSKQLKEKASELQNKIENAGGEQLKNQKAKVTKIQSDIDKKSTEINRRKVQIETGQKMIKKLTKGIEESNKEKENLLAEKEKLLSIFKEVEQKAFTVQEDYKKIQELIDQHKGTLIDAKNEYENLKKTMDEMRSSEVDAEYKLQDMKKVYKDLELKGKGYKKKLDDLHTALSKHIEQIQKDLVDPEKLQATLSDVTLGQTCDLKKALETVSLLESQLKEMNPNLDSISEYRKKVSVYNERVQELNSVTLERDDIKKQYDEWRKRRLDEFMEGFNTISLKLKEMYQMITLGGDAELELVDSLDPFSEGVVFSVRPPKKSWKNIANLSGGEKTLSSLALVFALHHYKPTPLYVMDEIDAALDFKNVSIVGHYVKDRTKDAQFIIISLRNNMFELADRLVGIYKTDNCTKSITINPGSFVVSQKAA; this is encoded by the exons ATGGCCGTAGATAAGGAATTCTCGAACTCCCACGAATCCAATAATGAGTCATCTCATCCTGGATCTAGACCTCCGAGGCTATTCATTAAAGAGATGGTGATGAGAAACTTCAAATCTTATGCCGGCGAACAGCGCGTTGGCCCATTCCACAAG AGTTTTTCTGCAGTCGTTGGTCCTAATGGTAGTGGAAAGAGTAATGTCATCGACGCAATGCTCTTCGTCTTCGGAAAGCGGGCCAAACAG ATGCGTCTAAACAAAGTGTCAGAGCTCATCCACAATTCAAGTAACCACCAGAATTTGGAAAGTGCTGGCGTGTCTGTTCATTTTCAGGAAATAATAGATTTG GATGATGAGACATATGAGGCTGTTCGTGGAAGTGATTTTGTAATCACACGTGTGGCATTTCGAGATAATTCCTCTAAGTACTATATCAATGACCGGACAAGTAACTTTACAGAGGTCACTAAGATGTTGAAAGGGAAAGGGATTGATCTAGATAACAATCGATTTCTGATTCTTCAG GGTGAGGTTGAACAAATATCACTGATGAAGCCTAGAGGACAAGGACCACATGATGAAGGCTTTCTTGAGTATTTAGAGGATATTATCGGAACCGACAAATACGTTGAGAAGATTGATGAATCATTCAAGCA GCTAGAAGTCCTCAATGAAAGAAGGTCTGGTGTTGTTCAAATGGTTAAGTTAGCTGAGAAAGAAAGAGATAACTTGGAG GGAGTGAAGAATGATGCAGAAGCCTACATGCTTAAAGAATTATCACTTCTCAAATGGCAAGAGAAAGCAACAAAATTGGCTTTTGAAGATAATTCAACTCGAATTACGGAGATGCAGGCGAACATTTCTAGACAAGAAGAGATTCTTAAAAGTGAAAG ggagaaaattaaggaaaatagcAAGTCATTGAAGGACCTTGAGTCAAAACATTCGAAGTTTCTGAAAAGACAAGAG GAGCTTGATAACAATCTGAGGCGCTGCAAGGATGAGTTCAAGGAATTTGAGAGGCAAGATGTAAAGTATCGAGAAGATTTGAATCACTTGAAGCAGAAGATAAAGAAACTGACTGATAAAATTGATAAG GATTCTCGTAAGATTTCTGACACAACTAATGAGTGTGAGGAGTCTGCAAATCTTATTCCAAAATTGGAGAAAGATATTCCAGGCTTGCAACAACTTTTGGTGGATGAGGAGAAAATTTTAGAGGAAATTAAGGAGAATTCTAAAG TTGAAACCGAGGCTTTCCGCAGTGAGCTTTCTGCTGTTCGGTCTGAATTAGAGCCTTGGGAAAAGCACTTAATTGAGCACAAGGGAAAGCTTGAAGTGGCATCAACTGAAAGTAAACTTTTGAGTGAGAAG CATGAGGCTGGTCGTGCTGCCTATATTGAAGCACAAGAGCAGATTGTGGAAATACAGAAACGAGTAGAGATAAAATCGGCAAGCACAAAAAACATCGCCAATGAGCTTGAGAAGAACAAGGTTAAAGCACTTGAGGCTCGAGCTGTTGAAAAG GAATGCCTTCAAGAACAAGAAAGATTGATACCTCTTGAACAAGCGGCCAGACAAAAGCTTACTGAGCTTTCATCTGTCATGGAATCTGAAAAGAGCCAGGGATCTGTCCTAAAAGCAATAATGCATGCTAAGGAGGCAAATGTGATAGATGGCATATATGGTCGAATGGGTGACTTGGGTGCGATTGATG CAAAGTATGATGTTGCCATATCAACCGCATGTTCTGGGCTTGATTATATTGTTGTAGAAACTACAGCAGCAGCACAAGCATGCGTGGAGCTTCTTCGAAGCAAAACCCTTGGCGTAGCAACTTTCATGATTTTG GAaaaacaagctcattatttgCCTAAAATCAAAGAGAAAGTCAGAACGCCAGAAGGAGTCCCACGCCTTTTTGATTTGGTGAAAGTTCGAGATGAGAGGATGAAACTAGCATTTTTTGCTGCATTAGGAAATACAGTTGTTGCACAAGATATTGATCAG GCATCACGTATTGCCTACGGTGGGGACAGAGAGTTTCGCCGTGTTGTAACACTTGAAGGTGctctttttgaaaaatctgGAACAATGAGTGGCGGAGGGGGCAAACCTCGTGGTGGTAAAATGGGCACATCTATCCGTGCTGCTAACGTTTCACCAGAGGCTATATCTGCTGCTGAAAATGAACTTTCACAGATCGCCGAAAACTTGGATAATGTACGCCAAAGAATTACTGATGCTGTGAAGTGTTATCAGGCCTCAGAGAAGGCTCTTTCTCTTGGCGAGATGGAATTAGCCAAATGCAAAAAAGAG ATTGACAGCCTGAAGTCCCAATGCGATGATCTAAAAAAGCAACTGGATTCCTTGAGAAGTGCATCAGAACCCAGTAAGGATGAAGTTAATAGATTGAAGGAACTCAAGAAAATCATTTCGgctgaagaaaaagaaatggacAGGCTTACACAGGGTTCAAAACAGCTGAAAGAGAAG GCTTCAgaacttcaaaataaaatagagaatgcAGGTGGCGAGCAATTGAAAAATCAGAAGGCAAAGGTTACTAAAATACAATCT GATATTGATAAAAAGAGCACAGAGATCAACCGTCGTAAGGTTCAGATTGAAACAGGAcagaaaatgattaaaaaactGACAAAGGGGATTGAGGAATCAAACAAAGAGAAGGAAAATCTTCTTGCTGAGAAGGAGAAGTTACTTTCCATCTTCAAAGAGGTCGAACAGAAAGCTTTTACTGTCCAGGAGGACTATAAAAAGATACAGGAG cTCATTGATCAGCACAAAGGTACTCTGATTGATgctaaaaatgaatatgaaaatttgaagaagactATGGATGAGATGCGGTCATCAGAG GTAGATGCTGAATACAAGTTACAAGATATGAAGAAGGTTTATAAAGATTTGGAACTCAAAGGGAAAGGATACAAGAAAAAACTCGATGATTTGCATACTGCTCTGTCAAAGCATATTGAGCA AATTCAAAAAGACTTGGTGGACCCGGAAAAGCTTCAGGCAACTCTAAGTGATGTTACTCTTGGTCAGACTTGTGATCTTAAGAAAGCTCTTGAGACAGTTTCACTTCTAGAGTCTCAACTCAAAGAGATGAACCCAAATCTTGACTCGATTTCTGA GTATCGGAAAAAAGTATCTGTGTACAATGAAAGAGTTCAAGAGCTTAATTCTGTTACTTTAGAGCGTGATGatattaaaaaacaatatgATGAGTGGAGAAAGAGAAG GTTGGATGAGTTCATGGAGGGCTTTAATACCATATCTTTAAAACTTAAAGAAATGTATCAG ATGATCACCCTTGGAGGCGACGCAGAACTAGAATTAGTGGATTCTCTTGATCCGTTTTCTGAAGGTGTTGTTTTCAGTGTTAGACCTCCAAAGAAGAGCTGGAAGAATATTGCTAACTTATCAGGTGGTGAAAAG ACCCTCAGCTCATTGGCTCTTGTTTTTGCACTCCACCATTATAAACCCACTCCACTTTATGTGATGGATGAGATTGATGCTGCTTTAG ATTTTAAGAATGTCTCGATTGTTGGGCATTATGTGAAGGACAGAACTAAAGATGCACAGTTCATAATCATAAG CCTTAGAAACAATATGTTTGAGCTAGCAGATCGGCTAGTTGGTATCTACAAAACAGATAACTGCACCAAGAGCATTACTATCAATCCTGGAAGCTTTGTAGTTTCTCAAAAAGCTGCTTGA